From Nitrospirota bacterium, the proteins below share one genomic window:
- a CDS encoding ImmA/IrrE family metallo-endopeptidase, producing MRLNNRRWRHPSVISLIEESMASGGLDNNPEAIIREKAKSLFRYAVDCGWSGPPFDPAILAGLLGIKIIPAEIHLEADAMIYPAGDGSMNILLNTSVQLPERRNFSICHEIAHTFFPDHSGFIQMRSKKTDNIDPNREVETLCDIAASELLLPGDYFLDNLRQYGISMRAVPQLSELFRASKTATIIKMTGSGLKVCAAVFLEEGFRKSENPLRDGAVPKMRVLYTITSPGFRYFIHRNKSVPDNSSVYRTIETNEITSGTEDWDIPANPVYLVEAMNLPPMGNDDKKKRAVALLFPAG from the coding sequence TTGCGACTCAACAACCGCAGATGGAGACACCCTTCTGTAATCAGTCTTATAGAAGAATCTATGGCGTCCGGCGGATTGGACAATAATCCTGAGGCAATTATCCGGGAGAAGGCGAAAAGCCTTTTCCGGTATGCAGTAGATTGCGGATGGAGCGGCCCGCCTTTTGATCCTGCTATTCTTGCCGGACTGCTGGGCATAAAGATTATCCCTGCAGAAATACATCTTGAAGCAGATGCCATGATTTATCCTGCCGGTGACGGCTCTATGAACATCCTGTTAAATACATCTGTTCAACTCCCTGAGCGCCGGAACTTCTCTATCTGCCATGAGATTGCACATACCTTTTTCCCTGACCATTCCGGATTTATTCAGATGAGGTCAAAAAAAACTGACAACATAGATCCGAATAGAGAGGTGGAAACGCTGTGTGATATTGCGGCCTCCGAACTTCTGCTACCCGGGGACTATTTCCTTGATAATCTGAGGCAGTACGGCATTTCTATGAGGGCAGTACCGCAATTATCAGAATTGTTCAGGGCATCCAAAACCGCCACAATTATTAAGATGACCGGCAGTGGGTTGAAGGTATGTGCCGCAGTATTTCTTGAGGAGGGTTTCAGGAAATCTGAAAATCCACTCCGTGATGGAGCAGTTCCGAAAATGAGGGTTCTTTATACCATCACCTCACCTGGGTTCAGATACTTCATTCACCGCAACAAATCTGTACCTGATAATTCGTCTGTTTACCGTACGATTGAGACAAACGAGATTACAAGCGGAACTGAGGACTGGGATATACCAGCCAATCCTGTTTATTTAGTTGAGGCAATGAATCTGCCGCCAATGGGAAATGATGATAAGAAAAAAAGGGCTGTGGCTTTGTTATTCCCGGCAGGTTAA
- a CDS encoding helix-turn-helix transcriptional regulator, whose translation MKYPKGHVGKRVANLRKLKNLTLPELAEKSGVSKGYISQLENEIIISPSVDTLKKLADAMDVTIADILELQKVNAINIPEIKDKTLEEFLEERRRGGNPVPEDIIRALTQVKTRKKGAMSKEDWAYLCETIYRVTGGK comes from the coding sequence ATGAAGTATCCAAAAGGTCATGTAGGTAAGAGGGTCGCCAACCTTCGGAAATTAAAGAACCTGACTCTCCCTGAGCTGGCTGAAAAGTCCGGGGTGTCCAAGGGGTATATCTCACAGCTTGAGAATGAAATCATCATAAGCCCGTCCGTTGATACCCTGAAGAAACTTGCTGATGCCATGGATGTCACTATTGCAGACATTCTTGAACTTCAGAAGGTTAACGCAATAAACATTCCTGAGATTAAGGATAAGACTCTGGAGGAGTTTCTTGAGGAACGGAGAAGGGGCGGCAATCCTGTGCCTGAAGATATTATCCGTGCCCTGACTCAGGTGAAGACAAGAAAAAAGGGGGCGATGAGCAAGGAGGACTGGGCTTATTTATGCGAGACGATTTACAGGGTAACCGGCGGTAAGTAA
- a CDS encoding very short patch repair endonuclease — translation MDNLTKEQRHKNMQNIRSVGTKPEQLIAVELKRRKIYFTSHVSNIVGKPDFVFRRKKVTVFIDSDFWHGHKTRCIMPKTNVLYWSNKIDSNRKRDRKVNRLLKKEGWKVVRLWEYEIKNSINKSIRKILRAIDR, via the coding sequence ATGGACAACTTAACAAAAGAGCAAAGACATAAAAACATGCAGAATATCCGTTCAGTTGGAACAAAGCCCGAACAGTTAATTGCTGTGGAACTTAAACGCAGGAAGATTTATTTTACATCCCATGTATCTAATATAGTGGGTAAACCTGATTTTGTTTTTCGCAGAAAGAAAGTTACTGTTTTTATTGATTCTGACTTTTGGCATGGACATAAGACAAGATGTATAATGCCAAAAACCAATGTTCTATATTGGTCTAATAAAATAGACAGCAATAGAAAAAGAGATCGCAAAGTTAATAGGCTATTAAAAAAAGAAGGCTGGAAAGTAGTGCGGCTGTGGGAATATGAGATTAAGAATAGCATAAACAAAAGCATAAGAAAAATATTAAGAGCTATTGACAGATAA